A window from Planococcus maritimus encodes these proteins:
- a CDS encoding GNAT family N-acetyltransferase — translation MDVLKDLFFEEAYGKLYERMERGVCEEFVFQSAYGEIKHLFIKREIPMPIQGDTWYDAITPYGYGGPRILRCATGCHSDLVHAFENAFRKYCEEQRIVSEFVRFHPIFDNARDFSNCYDITYQRETVGTTIDGFDDPVASEFSKSARKTLRRSLNAGVTCRITVAPRDLSRFKEIYRETMSRVHADSYYFFDDVYFDSCLLKFADNIILAEALYEGEVIAAELHFLYDGVLHTHLSGTIHDFHQLSPIYVLQYGAVRWGKENGVKLIHAGGGRTNDKEDPLYKFKKKFGQHTGYHFYTGRKIWNAEVYEELCKRSSARVDEPFFPAYRANIGKLLSSV, via the coding sequence GTGGACGTATTGAAGGATTTGTTTTTCGAAGAAGCATACGGCAAGCTCTATGAGAGGATGGAGCGAGGTGTGTGTGAGGAATTCGTTTTTCAAAGCGCTTACGGCGAAATTAAGCACCTGTTCATCAAACGTGAAATTCCGATGCCAATCCAAGGGGACACATGGTATGACGCCATCACTCCTTACGGTTACGGAGGTCCCAGAATTTTGCGTTGTGCTACGGGCTGCCATTCTGATCTAGTCCATGCTTTCGAGAACGCGTTTCGTAAATATTGCGAAGAGCAACGGATTGTCAGTGAATTTGTTAGATTTCATCCAATTTTCGACAATGCCCGCGATTTTTCCAATTGCTACGATATCACATACCAACGCGAAACTGTCGGGACGACAATCGATGGTTTCGATGATCCGGTTGCTTCCGAGTTTTCAAAGTCCGCCAGAAAAACATTACGCCGCTCGCTGAATGCAGGTGTCACCTGCCGCATCACCGTTGCACCGAGAGACCTTAGCCGTTTCAAGGAGATTTATCGCGAAACGATGAGCCGGGTGCATGCGGATTCCTATTACTTCTTTGATGATGTGTATTTTGACAGCTGCCTGTTGAAGTTTGCCGATAACATCATTTTGGCCGAAGCCCTCTATGAAGGGGAAGTAATTGCGGCGGAATTGCATTTTCTTTATGATGGCGTCCTGCACACGCACCTTTCTGGCACAATCCACGACTTCCATCAGTTGTCGCCTATCTACGTTTTGCAATACGGCGCTGTGCGCTGGGGCAAAGAGAATGGCGTTAAGCTGATCCATGCTGGAGGTGGCCGGACGAATGATAAGGAAGATCCGTTGTATAAGTTCAAGAAGAAGTTTGGCCAACACACTGGCTACCATTTTTATACCGGCCGTAAAATTTGGAATGCTGAAGTTTACGAAGAGTTGTGCAAAAGGTCCAGCGCTCGTGTGGATGAGCCCTTTTTTCCGGCGTACCGTGCCAATATTGGCAAGCTATTGAGCAGCGTATAA